A region from the Coffea eugenioides isolate CCC68of chromosome 9, Ceug_1.0, whole genome shotgun sequence genome encodes:
- the LOC113783608 gene encoding uncharacterized protein LOC113783608, translating into MMSIYLSRSFPRSNSSFFLCSGKALQSEVVRLREEMFLVDTGLGTPRICMQDELTGVKINRATRFENTVELLHLVARESLIKKRILERFFIDLVARESRIKERAAARFNDLVGSTDLVAGEPLLLLPRRFRQKRAWIEINKIWRKNTKVKGFIFKKIKGGYSVAIAGFFAFLPRRHLKKKRN; encoded by the coding sequence ATGATGAGCATCTATTTGAGTCGATCATTTCCAAGATCTAATTCCAGTTTTTTCTTATGTAGTGGAAAGGCCTTACAATCTGAAGTTGTACGCTTAAGGGAAGAAATGTTCTTGGTAGATACAGGACTTGGGACCCCCAGAATTTGTATGCAAGATGAGCTTACAGGAGTGAAAATCAACCGAGCCACCAGGTTTGAGAATACGGTGGAATTACTCCATCTAGTGGCCAGGGAATCACTGATCAAAAAGCGGATTTTGGAGAGATTCTTCATCGATCTAGTGGCCAGGGAATCACGGATCAAAGAGCGAGCAGCCGCCAGGTTTAATGATTTGGTGGGATCCACAGATCTAGTGGCTGGTGAaccccttcttcttcttccacgAAGATTCAGACAAAAACGAGCTTGGATTGAAATCAACAAGATTTGGCGAAAGAATACAAAGGTCAAAGgctttatttttaagaaaataaaaggagGTTATTCAGTAGCCATCGCAGGGTTCTTTGCTTTTCTTCCAAGAcgtcatttaaaaaaaaaaagaaattga